From a single Syntrophales bacterium genomic region:
- the vorB gene encoding 3-methyl-2-oxobutanoate dehydrogenase subunit VorB: MFIHGYEAVGRGALNAGCTHFFGYPITPQNEITEFFARELPQRGGRFVQSESELSSASMVFGAALAGVRVMTSTASPGWGLMQEILSHISMCELPCVVVNVQRGGPGQGTTRHAQTDYLSATRGGGQGGYKSIVLAPSSVQECHDLMQLAFYLADKYRILVVVLTDGILIQIAEQIDVKCIDFGPLPPKDWALRGMAKKGGRFDYIHSIRGIMPPVYRDVIVQMHEKYRKIAEAEVRFKTYQADDAELLLVAYGYVARCCEEAVNMARSKGLKVGMLQPVTLWPFPYEIMAQKASSGCRFLVVEDSMGQLLEDVRLGVEGKSCIAFLGLSFRHVAGELGMIFPETIFEEVKRLI, from the coding sequence ATGTTTATTCATGGTTACGAGGCTGTGGGGCGTGGAGCCCTGAATGCCGGTTGTACGCATTTTTTTGGTTATCCAATTACGCCGCAAAACGAGATTACCGAGTTTTTTGCCCGTGAATTACCCCAGAGAGGGGGGCGTTTTGTCCAGTCCGAGAGTGAATTGTCATCCGCCTCCATGGTTTTTGGGGCGGCGCTGGCAGGGGTCCGGGTGATGACCTCTACCGCAAGCCCCGGTTGGGGATTGATGCAGGAAATACTCTCCCATATCAGTATGTGTGAACTCCCCTGTGTTGTTGTTAACGTTCAGAGGGGGGGGCCCGGCCAGGGTACCACCCGCCATGCCCAAACCGACTACCTGTCAGCAACACGGGGAGGGGGACAGGGAGGATATAAGAGTATCGTTCTTGCCCCCTCATCGGTTCAGGAATGTCATGATCTGATGCAGCTTGCCTTTTATCTGGCAGACAAGTATCGAATTTTAGTGGTGGTCCTAACAGATGGCATACTCATCCAGATAGCCGAGCAAATTGATGTTAAGTGTATAGACTTCGGTCCCTTACCACCGAAGGATTGGGCGTTGAGGGGCATGGCTAAAAAAGGGGGGAGATTCGATTATATCCATTCAATAAGAGGTATCATGCCCCCCGTTTACAGGGACGTTATTGTCCAGATGCATGAAAAATATAGAAAGATAGCCGAAGCTGAGGTAAGGTTCAAGACCTATCAGGCCGATGATGCCGAATTACTGTTGGTAGCTTATGGCTACGTGGCCCGTTGTTGCGAGGAAGCTGTAAACATGGCCCGCAGCAAAGGATTAAAGGTGGGCATGCTCCAGCCTGTAACCCTCTGGCCATTTCCCTATGAAATTATGGCGCAGAAGGCCTCCTCCGGATGCAGATTTTTAGTTGTCGAGGACAGTATGGGTCAGCTATTAGAGGATGTGAGGCTCGGCGTGGAGGGTAAAAGCTGTATCGCTTTTTTGGGGTTGTCTTTTAGGCACGTGGCTGGTGAGTTGGGGATGATCTTTCCGGAGACTATTTTTGAGGAGGTTAAGAGGCTGATATGA
- a CDS encoding aldehyde ferredoxin oxidoreductase family protein: protein MYSYAGKLLFVDLTKGEFREEEVREEIYRKYIGGYGLGVKVLYENVKAGVDPLGPENILGFVTGALNGTGAMGSGRYMVVGKSPLTGGWGDANSGGHFAEAVKQAGYDAIFFTGKSEKPVYLVLSDEIRELRDAGHIWGKDTIETEDLILKELGDRRFSVACIGPAGEKLSLIAGIVNDKGRIAARSGLGAVMGAKNLKAVAVKGQHKVSVADPDGLKKLNAEIRPMYGFRPSKLQSFLTNALTPLLPYFVRLKVPLPPPDQKLVARLFSDYGTCSFVASSSEMQDSPIKNWSGIAYKDFPMRSKSSKISDDNVVKYMKRRFACSSCPVGCGGIMELKEGMYSVKESHKPEYETIAAFGSMILNDDIESILMANDMCNRAGMDTISAGGTIAFAIECYENGLITREDTGGIELKWGAQDAILEMLDKMIKREGFGDLLADGCKVAAEKVARGAERYAMHVGGQEVPMHDPRLNPGFGATYVADPTPARHTQAGLGFEEMGLGIMNEKLLSQYNLPKQKKYEYHHKGRKNVLVSSYGQIINCSGLCLFHFFIVPTYPLLDYLRVATGWDLTLKELITTGMRIQTLRHLFNIREGISPQDFVLPERIIGSPPLSDGPLKGITIDIETLKTEYFREMGWDEETGIPSEEKLRELSLGEYYEECLRSQDPE, encoded by the coding sequence GTGTACAGTTATGCGGGTAAACTCCTGTTTGTAGATTTGACAAAGGGTGAGTTCCGGGAGGAAGAAGTCCGGGAAGAGATCTACCGAAAGTATATAGGTGGATATGGCTTGGGGGTAAAGGTGTTATATGAAAATGTCAAGGCCGGTGTTGATCCTTTAGGGCCGGAGAATATTTTGGGATTTGTGACCGGCGCCTTGAATGGTACCGGCGCCATGGGCAGTGGCAGGTATATGGTGGTGGGCAAATCCCCTTTAACCGGTGGGTGGGGTGATGCCAACTCCGGTGGGCACTTCGCTGAGGCAGTAAAACAAGCGGGATACGATGCCATATTCTTCACCGGGAAATCTGAAAAACCGGTGTACTTGGTGTTGAGTGATGAGATACGAGAGCTGAGAGATGCCGGCCACATATGGGGAAAAGATACTATAGAGACAGAGGATTTAATCTTGAAGGAACTGGGAGACAGGAGATTCAGTGTGGCCTGCATCGGACCGGCCGGTGAGAAACTATCCCTGATTGCCGGTATCGTGAATGATAAAGGGCGAATCGCTGCCAGGTCGGGGCTCGGCGCCGTGATGGGTGCAAAGAATCTAAAGGCGGTGGCAGTTAAGGGGCAACATAAGGTTTCCGTAGCAGATCCGGATGGATTGAAAAAACTCAACGCAGAGATAAGACCGATGTACGGATTCCGCCCTTCAAAGCTCCAAAGTTTTCTAACGAATGCATTGACCCCTCTGCTTCCATATTTTGTAAGGTTGAAGGTTCCCCTCCCCCCGCCCGATCAAAAACTGGTTGCCCGGCTTTTTTCTGATTATGGAACATGTAGTTTTGTCGCTTCATCATCGGAAATGCAGGATTCTCCGATAAAGAATTGGTCAGGTATTGCCTATAAAGATTTCCCCATGAGGAGTAAGTCCTCAAAGATAAGCGACGATAATGTTGTAAAGTACATGAAAAGGAGATTTGCCTGTAGCAGTTGTCCTGTAGGTTGCGGTGGGATTATGGAATTAAAAGAAGGGATGTACAGCGTTAAAGAATCCCATAAGCCGGAGTATGAAACGATCGCCGCTTTTGGAAGTATGATCCTCAATGATGATATAGAATCTATCCTGATGGCGAATGATATGTGTAACAGGGCGGGAATGGATACCATCTCTGCAGGAGGAACTATTGCCTTTGCTATCGAATGTTATGAGAATGGTTTAATCACCAGAGAAGATACCGGTGGGATCGAACTGAAGTGGGGAGCCCAGGATGCTATCTTGGAAATGCTGGATAAGATGATAAAGAGGGAAGGGTTTGGCGATCTGCTGGCGGATGGCTGTAAGGTCGCGGCAGAAAAGGTGGCCAGAGGAGCAGAAAGATATGCCATGCATGTGGGGGGACAGGAGGTACCGATGCATGATCCGAGGCTTAATCCGGGTTTTGGGGCCACTTATGTTGCTGATCCAACTCCTGCCAGACATACCCAGGCTGGTCTGGGATTCGAGGAGATGGGACTGGGAATTATGAATGAAAAGCTTCTATCTCAGTACAATCTGCCAAAGCAAAAAAAGTACGAATACCATCACAAGGGGAGGAAAAATGTCCTAGTAAGTAGTTATGGCCAGATAATTAATTGTAGCGGTCTCTGTCTGTTCCATTTCTTCATTGTCCCGACATATCCGCTTCTCGATTATCTAAGGGTGGCGACAGGGTGGGATCTTACTCTAAAAGAATTGATTACAACGGGGATGAGAATCCAGACATTAAGACATCTCTTCAATATTAGAGAGGGAATTTCTCCTCAAGACTTTGTCTTACCCGAAAGGATTATCGGTAGTCCTCCCCTTTCCGATGGTCCCCTCAAGGGGATTACCATTGACATAGAGACACTGAAAACAGAGTACTTCAGGGAAATGGGCTGGGATGAGGAAACAGGGATACCATCGGAGGAGAAGCTGAGGGAATTGTCTCTGGGAGAATATTATGAGGAGTGTCTCAGAAGTCAGGATCCAGAATAG